The stretch of DNA TCTCGGCGCCGACCACTGGGAATGGGTGCTCACCGGGGGAGAGGACCACGGCTTCGCCGCCACCTTTCCCGGCGACGTCCCGCTCCCGGCGGGGTGGACCCGGATCGGCGTCGTCCGCGACGGGTCCGGCATCTCGGTCGACGGCGAGACCTGGCCGGGGGCCGGCGGCTGGCAGAGTTTCGCGGTATAGGTTGCACGCATGGCTATCTACGCGCTCGGGGACCGCGAACCCGACATCCATCCGGACGCCTACGTCCACCCCGACGCCGTGGTGATCGGAAACGTCACCCTTGCGGCGGGAACCTCGGTCTGGCCGCAGGCCGTGCTCCGCGCCGACTACGGCACCATCACCGTGGGCACCGACACCAACATCCAGGACGGCACCGTGATCCACTGCACGGTGTTCGATCCCACCGTCATCGGCTCGGGATGCGTGGTCGGCCACGCGGCGCACATCGAGGGATCGACGATCGGCGACCACTGCCTGATCGCGTCCGGTTCGATCGTGCTCAACGGTTCGGTCATCGGCGCCGGGTCGGTCGTCGGAGCGGGCGCCGTCGTCCCGTTCAAGTTCGAGGTTCCGCCGCGGAGCATGGCGCTCGGCGTCCCCGCGAAGATCCGGGAGGGCTACGAGGTCCCCGAGGGGCACCTCGACAGGAATGTGAAGATGTACGCCGCGAACGCGGCCTACTACCGCGAGTCGCTGCGCAGGCTCGACTGATGGCGGCGCCGCTGTCGGACCTCGTCGAGGCCGGATGGGCCGAGGCGCTCGAGCCGGTGTCCGGACGGATCACGGAGATGGGCGCGTTTCTGCGCGCGGAAATCGCCGACGGTCGTGAGTACCTGCCCGCCGGGGAGAACGTCCTGAGGGCGTTCACCCACCCGTTCTCCGAGGTCAAGGTCCTGATCGTGGGGCAGGATCCGTACCCCACGCCCGGTCACGCCGTCGGCCTCAGCTTCTCGGTCGCGCCGGAGGTGAGGCCGGTGCCGCGCAGTCTCGGCAACATCTTCACCGAATACAGCAAGGACCTCGGCTACCAGACGCCGACCACCGGCGACCTCACCCCGTGGTCACGGCAGGGTGTGCTCCTGCTGAACAGGGTCCTCACGGTGCAGCCGGGACTCCCGGCCTCGCACCGGAAGAAGGGCTGGGAGGCGGTCACCGAACAGGCCATTCGCGCTCTCGTGGCGCGCCCCGAACCCCTCGTCGCGATTCTGTGGGGCCGGGACGCGTCCACCCTGAAACCGATGCTCGGCGACGTACCGACGATCGAGTCGGCGCACCCGTCACCGTTGTCGGCGTCGCGCGGATTCTTCGGTTCGCGGCCGTTCAGCCGCGCGAACGAACTCCTCGACAGCCTGGGCGCGGAACCGGTGAACTGGCAGTTGCCGTAGGTTCTGCGTTCACTTCACGGACGCGAAATCGGCACGCCTCTTCACTTCACGGACGCGAAATCGGCGCGCCTCTTCTCGATGAACGCGTCGACACCCTCGCGTCCCACCGGGCTGTCGGCCGCGGCGGCGATCGACTCGGCCTCCGCGTCGAGTTGCTCGGCGAGCGTGCGCGACCGCGAATCGCGCACGAGTGTCTTGATCCCCGAGTACGACGACGTCGGGCCGGCCGCGAGGGTGCGGGCGAGCCGGAGCGCCTCGTCCTGGACGACGTCGTCGCCGACGAGGCGGCTGAGGATGCCGAGGCGCACGGCCTCGTCGCCGCTGAGAACGGCGTCGGTGATCAGGATCTCACGCGCCCGGGCGTCGCCGACGATGCGCGGGAGCGTCCAGGACATGCCGCCGTCCGGCGTGTAGCCGATCGACGGGTAGGCGGGGCGCAGCTTGGTGCCGGGTCCGCCGATGGCCACGTCCGTGAGGCAGACGAGGCTCATGCCGGCACCCGCCGCCCAGCCGTGGACACCGGCGATCACGGGAACGGTCACGGCGTCGAGCGCCCGAACGAAGTCGTGGAAGACGCCCGCCACCTCGGCGACGCACTCGCTGCGCACCGGCGCGGACGCGAAGGCGTGAACGTTGCCGCCTGCGCAGAAGTTCGGGCCCTCACCGACGAGGAGGACGCTGCCGATCCGGTCACCGACCGCTTCGAGTGCGCGGGCACCCTGCACCAAACCCTCGCCGTCCAGCGACGTGCCGTTCTCCGCCGTCGCGATCGTGACGCGCAGGACGCCGTCTTCGAGCTGTACTTTGCTGAATCCATCGAGAGAAGTCACCGTTGCACCTTACGTGGGCCCCTGCCGGTGCCCGTCGAGCGCCGATGCGCTGCGACGATGCCGAATCGGGCAGCACGTCGCACAGAAAAGAACTGCGCCCCCGACACCGAAGTGTCGGGGGCGCAGTGACATCGCACGCAGCGTCGGGTCAGCCCCGAGCAACCTTTCCAGCCTTCAGGCAGGACGTGCAGACGTTGACCTTCCGGGTGTTTCCGGGGGCAACCTCGGCACGAACGGTCTGGATGTTCGGGTTCCAGCGACGGTTGGTACGCCGGTGCGAGTGCGAGACCGACTTACCGAAGCCGGGCCCCTTGGCGCATACGTCGCAGACGGCAGCCATAGTCGCGAACTCCTTCAAGATAGTGAACTGTGAAATTTGCTGGCCTCGTGGAGACAGGGCACAGCAAGTGCGCCCTCAACGAGCAACCGTGCAAGAGTAGCCGCTCGAGGGGGGAATGGCCAAACCCGGTGCCGAACGGCTCGGACCGCGGGCCCGATCACCGTCCCCCGACTAGTCTGGCGGCACCTTCACCATTCCCCGGCCGGAGAGGACGACAGTGGCCCCTGAGCTCCCGATGGACGGTCGAGTCCTCGAGTTGTGGGCGCGGACCTCCGTCGCGGGACTGGAACGGCGGTGCGAGGAGATCAACAGCCTCAACGTCTTTCCGATACCGGACTCGGACACCGGCACCAACCTGTTGTTCACGATGCGCGCGGCGCTCGGTGCGATCGACGAGTACGCGGGTGCCGACGGCGGCACCAAGGACGTCCGCCAGGTGGCGATAGCCCTGGCGCGGGGTGCGGTCGCCGGCGCGCGCGGGAACTCCGGGGTGATCCTGTCGCAGGTACTGCGGGGGGTCGCGGAGGCGGCCGTCACGCCTGCGGTCGACACCCGGACGGTCCGGACCGGACTGCTGATGGCCACCAACCTGGTGACGGACGCGGTGAGCTACCTGGTGGAGGGGACCATCGTCACCGTGCTGCGCTGCGCCGCCGACGCGGCGGCGGAGTTTCCGGACGAGGCGCCGATCGCGGAGACCGCGCGGGCGGCCGCCGACGCGGCGGCGGCCGCGCTCACCAGGACGCCGTCGCAACTCGAGGTGCTGGGCACCGCAGGTGTCGTCGATGCGGGCGGACTCGGACTCGTGGTCATCCTCGACGCGCTCGTCACCGCCGTCACGGGCTCGCCCCCGGATCGCCCGCCGGTCGCCCTCCACGTTCCGCGGCGCACGCCGTCCGCGCGCCGCGCCGAACCCGTTCCCGTCGGCGCGCCGCAGGCCGCGCACGCGCATCCGGCACGCGGACCCGACTGCGACGAGGGCTCCGACCAGGACTTCGAGGTGATGTACCTGGTGTCGGAGTCCGACGAGGCCCGAATGGCGGGGCTGCGCAGCGCGCTGCACGACCTCGGGGATTCGATCGTGATCGTCGGCGACGGCGGCGGCGGCTGGTCGGTGCACGTGCACTGCACGGACGCGGGCGCCGCCGTGGAGGCCGGACTCGCGGCGGGACGCATCCACGGAATCCGGGTCAGCAGCTTCCTGGTGGACGCCCGGGACCAGGGACTGCTCGTTCCGCCGGTCCGTACCCGGCCGGATCAGGGCGAGCGGGGAATCGTCGCGGTCGTGGCCGGGGACGGCGCCGCCGAACTGTTCGCGAGCGAGGGCGCGACGATCCTTCGCTGCGACGACGCCCCCGTCACCCGCGCCCAGCTCCTCGGCGTCATCAGGCAGATGGGACGCACGGAGGTGCTGGTGCTTCCCAACGGCGCGTTGACGGCGCAGGAACTCGTCGCGGTCAGCGCCGCGGCACGAGACGCCCGGCACGAGGTCCTGCTGCTCGCGACGTCCGCGATGGTGCAGGGACTCGCCTCCCTGGCGGTGCACGATCCCGAGCGCGAGGCGGTGGACGACGCGTTCGCGATGTCCGAGGCCGCCGCCGCCACCCGCTGGGGGTCGCTGCGGATCGCCCGCGAACGTGCGCTCACGTACGTGGGCACCTGCGAACCGGGAGACGGCATCGGACTGATGGGTCACGAGGTGATCGTCATCGAACCGGACGCGGTCGCCGCCGGCCGCCGGCTCGTCGACCTCGTGCTCGGCGCGGGTGGGGAACTGGTGACACTCCTGATGGGCTCGGAGGCGCCCGAGGGCCTCGACACGGAACTGGCCGATCACATCTCGCAGCGGCACCCCGGCGTCGAGGTGATGATCTACCACGGAGGACAACCTGGAGACCTGTTGCAACTCGGGGTGGAATGAGGAATTCGATGGCCACATTGTCCGACCGGCTCGATCATCTGCTGGGGAAGAAGACCGCCGACGCGCTCGAGGAGGCGTTCGACATCCGCACGGTCGAGGACCTGCTGCGGCACTACCCGCACCGGTACGCCTCGCAGGGCCGGGAGCTTGCGGAGAAGGACCCGCCGGAGGGCGAGCACATCACGATCATCGCCCGGGTCACGTCCGCGGCCGTCGTGAAGATGAAGAACCGGCCGGGCAGCATGCTCAAGGTGGTCCTGTCGACCGACACCCAGAACGTGGACGTCACGTTCTTCAGCCCGCAGAAGGTCAAGCACGTGATCAAGCCCGGCGTGCGCGCGATGTTCTCGGGAACGGTGAAGTACTTCCGCCAGAAGTGGAGCCTGACCCACCCGAGCTACCTCATCCTCCCCGAACCGCGCGCGGGCTCCGAGGACCCCGTCGTGAACGTCGGCCGGATCCGCGGCGCCGGTGATCTCGCCGGCATCGCCCGGGCGTCGCAGGAACCCGGTGCCGGGGTCGACATGTCGGTGTTCGACCGAGCGCTGATCCCGCTCTACCCCGCCACCCGCGACGTGGAGAGCTGGACGATCATGAAATGCGTCCGCCAGATCCTCGATCAGCTCGACCGCGTCGACGACCCCCTGCCGGAGAAAATCCGGGCCGAACGGGACCTCATCGGGCTCGACGAAGCCCTGCGGTCGGTCCACCTGCCCGACATCCGCGAGGATGTCGAGAACGCCCACGACCGGTTGCGGTTCGACGAGGCGACCGCGCTGCAACTGGTGCTCGCCCGTCGCCGCCACGACAACGCCGAGCGGGTCGCACCGGCGTGCCCGCCCGTGCCCGGCGGGATCGCGGACGTGTTCGAGAGCATGCTCCCGTTCCAGCTCACCGACGGTCAGCATGCGGTCGCAGACGAGATCTCCGCCGACCTGGCGCGGCCGCACCCGATGAGCAGGCTGCTGCAGGGCGAGGTCGGTTCGGGCAAGACGATCGTGGCTCTGCGCGCCATGCTCCAGGTGGTCGACGCCGGCTACCAGTGTGCGCTGCTCGCACCCACCGAGGTGCTCGCCACGCAGCACGCCCGGTCGCTGCGGGCGATGCTGGGCTCCCTCGCGACCGCCGGGGAACTCGGGGCGCACGAGAAGGCGACGCGGGTGGCGCTGCTGACGGGGTCGATGGGCGTCGCCGCCAAACGGACGGCCATGAACGAGGCGATCACCGGCGACGCCGGAATCGTCATCGGCACGCACGCCCTCATCCAGGACAACGTCGAGTTCTTCAACCTCGGGATGGTGATCGTCGACGAGCAGCACCGGTTCGGTGTCGAGCAGCGCGACCGGCTGCGGTCGAGGGCGCGGGAGGGTCTCAGCCCGCATCTGCTGGTGATGACGGCGACGCCGATTCCCCGCACGATCGCAATGACGGTGCTCGGCGATCTGGAGGTGTCGACGCTGCGCCAGCTGCCGAAGGGGCGTTCCCCGATCAAGAGCAGTGTGGTACCTGCGTCCCAGAAGCCGCAGTGGGTCGCGCGGGCGTGGGAGCGGATCCGCGAGGACGTGGCGGACGGGCGGCAGGCGTACGTCGTGTGCTCACGCATCGGCGACGGCGAGAAGGGCGACGGCGAGGACGCGCTCGACGAGAAGGCACCCGAGACGAAGTCCGCCGTCGACGTGTTCGACGAACTGAGCGGCGACATCATGGCCGACCTGCGGGTGGGACTCCTGCACGGCAGGCTGCCCGCGGACGAGAAGGACGCGGTGATGCGCGACTTCACGGCCGGCGACATCGACGTCCTCGTGTGCACCACGGTGGTGGAGGTCGGAGTCGACGTGCCGAACGCGACGATCATGGTGATCGTCGACGCGGACCGTTTCGGTGTCAGTCAGCTGCACCAGCTGCGCGGACGCGTCGGCCGGGGCAAGCATCAGGGGCTCTGCATTCTCGTC from Rhodococcus opacus B4 encodes:
- the recG gene encoding ATP-dependent DNA helicase RecG, with product MATLSDRLDHLLGKKTADALEEAFDIRTVEDLLRHYPHRYASQGRELAEKDPPEGEHITIIARVTSAAVVKMKNRPGSMLKVVLSTDTQNVDVTFFSPQKVKHVIKPGVRAMFSGTVKYFRQKWSLTHPSYLILPEPRAGSEDPVVNVGRIRGAGDLAGIARASQEPGAGVDMSVFDRALIPLYPATRDVESWTIMKCVRQILDQLDRVDDPLPEKIRAERDLIGLDEALRSVHLPDIREDVENAHDRLRFDEATALQLVLARRRHDNAERVAPACPPVPGGIADVFESMLPFQLTDGQHAVADEISADLARPHPMSRLLQGEVGSGKTIVALRAMLQVVDAGYQCALLAPTEVLATQHARSLRAMLGSLATAGELGAHEKATRVALLTGSMGVAAKRTAMNEAITGDAGIVIGTHALIQDNVEFFNLGMVIVDEQHRFGVEQRDRLRSRAREGLSPHLLVMTATPIPRTIAMTVLGDLEVSTLRQLPKGRSPIKSSVVPASQKPQWVARAWERIREDVADGRQAYVVCSRIGDGEKGDGEDALDEKAPETKSAVDVFDELSGDIMADLRVGLLHGRLPADEKDAVMRDFTAGDIDVLVCTTVVEVGVDVPNATIMVIVDADRFGVSQLHQLRGRVGRGKHQGLCILVTEMNPGGPAYERLSNVASTNDGFELAQLDLATRREGDILGAAQSGTTSTLRLLSLLGHEEVIAAASEFARAVIADDPRLENHPGLSAMVTSALDADRIEYLEKT
- a CDS encoding uracil-DNA glycosylase gives rise to the protein MMAAPLSDLVEAGWAEALEPVSGRITEMGAFLRAEIADGREYLPAGENVLRAFTHPFSEVKVLIVGQDPYPTPGHAVGLSFSVAPEVRPVPRSLGNIFTEYSKDLGYQTPTTGDLTPWSRQGVLLLNRVLTVQPGLPASHRKKGWEAVTEQAIRALVARPEPLVAILWGRDASTLKPMLGDVPTIESAHPSPLSASRGFFGSRPFSRANELLDSLGAEPVNWQLP
- a CDS encoding DAK2 domain-containing protein; its protein translation is MDGRVLELWARTSVAGLERRCEEINSLNVFPIPDSDTGTNLLFTMRAALGAIDEYAGADGGTKDVRQVAIALARGAVAGARGNSGVILSQVLRGVAEAAVTPAVDTRTVRTGLLMATNLVTDAVSYLVEGTIVTVLRCAADAAAEFPDEAPIAETARAAADAAAAALTRTPSQLEVLGTAGVVDAGGLGLVVILDALVTAVTGSPPDRPPVALHVPRRTPSARRAEPVPVGAPQAAHAHPARGPDCDEGSDQDFEVMYLVSESDEARMAGLRSALHDLGDSIVIVGDGGGGWSVHVHCTDAGAAVEAGLAAGRIHGIRVSSFLVDARDQGLLVPPVRTRPDQGERGIVAVVAGDGAAELFASEGATILRCDDAPVTRAQLLGVIRQMGRTEVLVLPNGALTAQELVAVSAAARDARHEVLLLATSAMVQGLASLAVHDPEREAVDDAFAMSEAAAATRWGSLRIARERALTYVGTCEPGDGIGLMGHEVIVIEPDAVAAGRRLVDLVLGAGGELVTLLMGSEAPEGLDTELADHISQRHPGVEVMIYHGGQPGDLLQLGVE
- a CDS encoding gamma carbonic anhydrase family protein; translated protein: MAIYALGDREPDIHPDAYVHPDAVVIGNVTLAAGTSVWPQAVLRADYGTITVGTDTNIQDGTVIHCTVFDPTVIGSGCVVGHAAHIEGSTIGDHCLIASGSIVLNGSVIGAGSVVGAGAVVPFKFEVPPRSMALGVPAKIREGYEVPEGHLDRNVKMYAANAAYYRESLRRLD
- the rpmB gene encoding 50S ribosomal protein L28 translates to MAAVCDVCAKGPGFGKSVSHSHRRTNRRWNPNIQTVRAEVAPGNTRKVNVCTSCLKAGKVARG
- a CDS encoding enoyl-CoA hydratase/isomerase family protein; translated protein: MTSLDGFSKVQLEDGVLRVTIATAENGTSLDGEGLVQGARALEAVGDRIGSVLLVGEGPNFCAGGNVHAFASAPVRSECVAEVAGVFHDFVRALDAVTVPVIAGVHGWAAGAGMSLVCLTDVAIGGPGTKLRPAYPSIGYTPDGGMSWTLPRIVGDARAREILITDAVLSGDEAVRLGILSRLVGDDVVQDEALRLARTLAAGPTSSYSGIKTLVRDSRSRTLAEQLDAEAESIAAAADSPVGREGVDAFIEKRRADFASVK